Part of the Oncorhynchus kisutch isolate 150728-3 linkage group LG2, Okis_V2, whole genome shotgun sequence genome, TTCTCGCTGCTGCGTGTGTAGGTGGTGCATGTTTTGATAGGCCTAACCCATGTTATCCATATCTACAGTATTAAAAAACAGCAGTTTACAACATAAATATAATTACTATTGTAATGCATAATGTCACCGTATCTTTGGTCCGCCAAAAACTTTTGACCACTAATGGGTGCATGGAATTGTTGTTTCtgtctcattaacatattttgaggcgtgCCTTGTAAGAGGCTCTATTTGTTGCATCCGTGAGTGAGAATAATGTACCAATTTAAGTCCAATGCGGTTGGTTATAGTATATCATTAATTTATCATGTGTAAGGGACAAATTGGAATGACAGCTCATCTGAAACCTTACATTTGGTTGAGTGGTTtgatatgtgtcgaactgctatgctttatcttggccaggtcgcagttgcaaatgagaacttgttctcaactagcttatctggttaaataaaggtgaaataaaataaataaaaatgtaatttcgGTCTCTTTTGCACTGTAGTTACTGCCAGTTTGGAAATGTTTCTTAGGCTTCTAGAAGTGTGCCAAAATGACACATTGACAATGCCCACAACctaatctcttgtggacagactAAATGACATCAattgtgtttttaaaaaatgagATTTTCGTTTCTGGGTTGCCAAGATTACCCACAAACAAACAACATAAATATGACTGTGCATCATGAATGAAAGACTACACACCATTAATGTTATTCTGAGAGAAATTTTAGCCATTTAGTGCTTTGGAGCAGGGTCGGCTTCAGCTTGTGCAGTGACCTCTTCAGCTTTAAACAGCGGCTGCttcaacttttacagatgcaggTTCACCTTGTACAGCGGCCTATTCAGCTTTTACAGGGGCCACTTCAGCTTTTACAGGGACCGCTTCAGCTTTTACAGGGGCCGCTTCAGCTTTTACAGGGGCCGCTTCAGCTTTTAAGGGGGCAGCTTCAGCTTTTACAGGGGCCGCTTCAGCTTTTACAGGGGCAGCTTCAGCTTTTACAGGGGCTGCTTCAGCTTTTACAGGGGCCGCTTCAGCTTTTACAGGGGCCGCTTCAGCTTTTACAGGGGCCGCTTCAGCTTTTACAGGGGCCGCTTCAGCTTTTACAGGGGCCGCTTCAGCTTTTGCTGCTCCTTCTTTGGGTGGACATAATTTCCTGGAGAAAACAAGAGGTTTTATTATCATCATGAACTTTGTTTGATGTTTCACCTGTGCTGTGAGTAGACTTTTACAGTTCTATTTTTGACTGGAATGAATTCCAAAAAttactgaagttggagacttatatttccctcactaactttaaacatcagctatctgagcagctaaccgatctgctgcagctgtacatagcccatctgtaaatagcccatacaatctacctacctcatccccatattgtttttatttacttttctgttcttttgcacatcagtatttcgacttgcacatcatcatctgcacatctgtcactccagtgttaatttgctaaattgtaattattttgctactatggcctattcattgccttacctcctcacgccatttgcacacactgtatatagacttttttcctattgtgttattgactgtacgcttgtttattccatgtgtaactctgggttgttgtttgtgtcactctgctttgctttttcttggccaagtcgcagttgtaaatgagaacttgttctcaactggcctatctggttgaataaaatatatatatttttttccccaaGGTATTACAAATCTTCTACTTACGCTGTATCTGTTGAGTCCTTCACAAAACCACACACTTTGCTCCTCTGCTCCAACTGCTGTTTGAGTGTGGTGATCTCCCCAGTCCATGCCTCCTTTTCAGTTTTGAACGTCGCTGAGGAGaacagacaaggagaggagatcagaagagaagagcagagaagaggagcAAAGGGAAACCACTTCATAAatgcacccagagagagagatgcactacGTTACAGTGGCTGACATGTTACCAAATTTCACCACCTTGTGGCACAAGTGGCTACAAGAATAACAACTCTACTAGAAAAGACTCACATACCTTCAATATCACTCTGCTCCTTCTGTATGGGTGCAAGTACTTCCTCCTTTTGTTTCTTTGTGCCAAAGTGAGAGATAACACAAATATAGGTAAAGGGGAAAAATAACATTCACGCCTACTGTTTGCTGTACATACTAAAAATCCTTATCCGAGTCCTTCAAATCCTTCTACTCAGCACATTCCACTgtgcacagatgtcaattcaacgtttATTCCACATTtgt contains:
- the LOC116355013 gene encoding neurofilament heavy polypeptide-like, with the protein product MRVVLVLGGLTILVSMGLALIVFGQPLTEAKLTLQNLHLDQMQRARVNQLKEKQWLENLLKGQLDSKKKNVEEMEAEVKKLTEEEGKKKTEVEACQADKKQKEEVLAPIQKEQSDIEATFKTEKEAWTGEITTLKQQLEQRSKVCGFVKDSTDTAKLCPPKEGAAKAEAAPVKAEAAPVKAEAAPVKAEAAPVKAEAAPVKAEAAPVKAEAAPVKAEAAPVKAEAAPLKAEAAPVKAEAAPVKAEAVPVKAEVAPVKAE